Proteins encoded in a region of the Mercenaria mercenaria strain notata chromosome 1, MADL_Memer_1, whole genome shotgun sequence genome:
- the LOC123544926 gene encoding protein giant-like: MSTMAYREINNDIKQESSTHFHDLLHAQLSAEDSRNIDKTDSAEESGESPLDFSIKRKSTSYDEVSGSDSLSSPASSLNDTGGHQEDRKSSDTDGLNNKSGSSMESPPERSPVFHHKQFKVDHFRQNLSPVHERIGQPRAVEQGLPHMLNELQMGFSNANVLANSFPAMAALMDQRRLSGSSKGTRPFKAYPKDSLSVQVESGAPMIPQYLTSFANFENSAITQGLNLSSEEVFSIYKQQLLALREREKYLENLKLSQEQFVSRTSTSTTSPSPGSSIPTSVTSVHLSGRNNGLHSNILGSLPSGPPSSRSTPTDFASDSSNNNSITQLSNAPSLTAGGRRRPRSLPDEQKDEAYWERRRKNNEAAKRSRDARRAKEDQIAIRAALLEQENLKLRVEVAALKTETAKLRCMLYNS; this comes from the coding sequence ATGAGTACTATGGCCTACAGAGAGATTAATAATGATATCAAACAGGAGTCATCTACACATTTTCACGACCTATTACACGCCCAGCTATCGGCTGAGGACAGCAGAAACATTGACAAAACAGACTCGGCGGAGGAGTCAGGGGAGTCTCCTCTTGACTTCTCTATAAAACGGAAATCCACAAGTTACGATGAAGTATCTGGGTCAGACTCCCTGTCCTCACCAGCCTCCTCTCTAAATGACACTGGGGGGCATCAAGAAGACAGGAAGAGTAGTGATACAGATGGTTTGAACAATAAATCCGGATCCTCTATGGAATCCCCTCCAGAAAGATCTCCTGTTTTTCATCATAAACAGTTTAAAGTTGATCATTTTCGACAGAATTTATCTCCCGTCCACGAAAGAATTGGTCAGCCTAGAGCTGTAGAACAAGGCCTACCTCATATGCTCAATGAGTTGCAAATGGGCTTTTCCAATGCAAATGTGCTTGCCAACTCATTCCCAGCTATGGCAGCTCTAATGGATCAAAGACGACTTTCAGGGAGCTCAAAAGGGACTCGACCCTTTAAAGCATATCCTAAAGATTCCTTATCTGTTCAGGTCGAATCTGGTGCTCCAATGATTCCGCAATATTTGACTTCATTTGCTAATTTTGAAAACAGTGCTATTACGCAAGGACTTAACTTATCTTCGGAGGAAGTATTTAGTATTTATAAACAGCAGTTATTAGCGCTCAGGGAAAGAGAGAAATATTTAGAAAACCTCAAGTTATCTCAGGAACAGTTTGTAAGTAGAACTAGTACATCAACAACCTCACCTTCACCTGGCTCATCAATTCCTACATCAGTCACATCCGTGCATTTATCAGGTCGAAATAACGGCCTGCATAGTAACATTCTTGGCAGTTTGCCAAGCGGACCACCTAGTTCACGTTCAACACCAACAGATTTTGCAAGTGATTCCTCGAATAATAACAGCATTACGCAATTATCCAATGCTCCATCACTTACCGCTGGAGGACGAAGACGACCGAGGTCATTACCAGATGAACAAAAGGACGAGGCGTACTGGGAACGAAGACGAAAAAATAACGAGGCTGCTAAAAGGTCACGTGATGCAAGAAGAGCAAAGGAGGACCAGATTGCCATAAGAGCTGCACTTTTAGAACAAGAAAATCTTAAACTCCGGGTTGAAGTGGCCGCTCTGAAAACCGAGACTGCTAAGTTAAGATGTATGTTGTATAATAGTTAA